The uncultured Desulfatiglans sp. DNA window ATGTACCCGTTCAGGTCGGGCATCCCGAAAGACGCCTCCGATGCAGCCGCTTCCTCTGCCCAGCCGATGCCGGTCGCTAACAGCAGCACGCCGAACACGAGGCCCTGGACGTATGCGATCAGCCTGCTTCCAGCCAAAATCGAGCCTGGATCCATCGGAAACCTCCCGTGCCTGTTTCGACCCGACCATCCCCGGACAACACCACCTGCCGCTGCTCATCCGCAGGCGGTGCCGCCTGCCATGAACCAAACGAAGGGGACAGCCTCGCTGAGGATGTACCACATTGTAGTTATCCCCTCCTCTGTGCGCAATCATTCTGGTAAAATTTTTTGCGCGGACGACGCAGAAAGACCAGTCAAACCCTTGTTTTCGGCCGTTATCGGAAAAATGTCCGGTTCCGTGAAAAAACGTGCGGTTGAAGCGATGGGCTGAATCAGATGACGCATCGGGTCGAGAGGCGCCTTTCAGGCGCTGACCGTGAACCAGTCCGGATCCCGCGGATCGAGCCGGGGCCAAAGGCGCCACGATCCTCTGCCGGCGACGAGGAGTTCGGCCCCTCAAGCGGGGCGGCTGTTGCGCATCTTCTTGAAGGCGTTGATCAGGCCGTTTGTAGAGGCGTCGTGGCTGTGGATCGAATCCCCGCCTTCGAGCTCCGGGAGGATTTTCTTCGCCAACTGCTTGCCGAGCTCCACGCCCCACTGGTCGAAGCTGAAGATGTTCCAGATGACGCCCTGGACGAAGATCTTGTGCTCGTACATCGCGATCAGGCTCCCCAGGACCCGGGGGGTCAACTGCCGGAAGAGGATGGAATTCGTGGGGCGGTTGCCCTCGAAGGCCTTGTAGGCGGAAAGCGCCTCGACCTCCGCTTCGGGCTTCCCCTCGCGCCTGAGCTCGGTTGCGGCCTCCTCGCGGGTCTTGCCGTTCATGAGGGCCTCGGTCTGGGCGAAGAAGTTGGACAGCAGGATCGCGTGATGTTCTCCGATCGGATTGTGGCTTACGGCCGGTGCCAGGAAATCGGCGGGTACCAGCTTGGTGCCCTGATGGATCAACTGATAAAAGGCATGCTGCCCGTTCGTTCCCGGCTCGCCCCAGATGATCGGGCCAGTCTGCCAGCCGACCGGCCTGCCGCTCCGGTCCACCGACTTGCCGTTGCTTTCCATGTCGCCCTGCTGAAAATAGGCGGGGAATCGGTGCATGTACTGGTCGTAAGGCAGGATGGCGTGCGTTTCGGCGCCGAAGAAATTGTTGTACCAGACCCCGAGGAGCGCGAGGATCACGGGGATGTTCTCTGCGAAAGCGGTTTCTTGAAAGTGCCGGTCCATGGCATAGGCGCCGTCCAGGAGCTCCCGGAACCGGTCGAAGCCCACGGAGCACGCGATCGAAAGCCCGATGGCCGACCAGAGCGAGTAGCGGCCGCCGACCCAGTCCCAGAAGACGAACATGTTCTCCGGATCGATCCCGAAGGCCCGCACCTTTTCCGCATGGGTCGAAAGCGCCACGAAATGCCTCGCGACATGCCCCGGGTCGCCGGCCTTCTCGAGGAACCACGCACGCGCCGAGTAGGCGTTGGTCATCGTCTCCTGGGTGGTAAAGGTCTTGGAGGCGATCATGAAGAGGGTGGTCTCCGGGTCGAGGCCGCGGAGGGTCTCGACCAGATGGGTGCCGTCAACGT harbors:
- the pgi gene encoding glucosephosphate isomerase (Evidence 2a : Function from experimental evidences in other organisms; PubMedId : 1593646, 2549364; Product type e : enzyme), coding for MLPKIDPTRTDAWRKLARHFELVEPLHMRDLFKQDPRRFENFSIRFDDILVDYSKNRITEETLALLFELAEEVRLKEAVASLFSGERINETENRPVLHMALRNRLDQPVRVDGRDVMPEVDAVLRKMARFSEAVRGGAWSGYTGRRMTDIVNIGIGGSDLGPLMVTECLRPYAQRGLNVHFVSNVDGTHLVETLRGLDPETTLFMIASKTFTTQETMTNAYSARAWFLEKAGDPGHVARHFVALSTHAEKVRAFGIDPENMFVFWDWVGGRYSLWSAIGLSIACSVGFDRFRELLDGAYAMDRHFQETAFAENIPVILALLGVWYNNFFGAETHAILPYDQYMHRFPAYFQQGDMESNGKSVDRSGRPVGWQTGPIIWGEPGTNGQHAFYQLIHQGTKLVPADFLAPAVSHNPIGEHHAILLSNFFAQTEALMNGKTREEAATELRREGKPEAEVEALSAYKAFEGNRPTNSILFRQLTPRVLGSLIAMYEHKIFVQGVIWNIFSFDQWGVELGKQLAKKILPELEGGDSIHSHDASTNGLINAFKKMRNSRPA